The stretch of DNA GAACAGTTCATGTAACTCACTCAAACACACAGCTTTTCATGGTAGCATTTCCCATAAAACATCACACCTGGTGTACACATTTCATCATCTAAAAAGGCGTGTGGGTGCActtaattttgattttttttttttaaatcttctaTTAAAATATAGAATCCATTATTAATACAGGAGGgctaaaaatacaacaaaactaAAATGATACGATCCACAAAGCAATTTGTAAATGAATACAGTAGCTATAGGACCACACAGTTCATAGTTCAGACATCCTTGAGTCCCTGCGTCCAAAGTTGGGGATTGAGAGCGAGACGGTAAGTGTTCAAAAGGTCAAGCCACTGATTCTCCAGTTCCCGGCTCAAGACCACGCAACCTTGTAATTGACCCCCACGcttcaatttgtttttaaaagaccGACCCAACAAAATTTACAAGTTTACCAGTCAAAGCCTAAATCAGTCACCCAAATCATGACATTCAGGTCTCCCTCTCGACACAATGCTTGCTTCACATCTATTCCCTTGACAGGTTTACCACCTGCTGGAAATCGCTTAGACTAAAAGTatctattaaaaataaaaaaaaggatGGGGTGGAGGGAGAATTAAAATCACGAGCAGGATTTAAAATTCAAAGTCTTTGTCAGCCATGTCGATAGCCCAGGCAAATTTCTCACGCTGCGTTTTGTTGTAGATCTTTTCAATTGGAATTTCAAACTTCTTGCACCTGAAAAAGTAAAAGAGAATGAGGACCAGAAATCCAACTAACAGACTTCTGCATATCTTATCTCAAATCGAATGCAAGTTCTCACCAAGCTACTGAGATACGCGGGTCCAGGTAGTTGAGTTTGGAGGTACCCAGGGCGATTTGTTTGTTCTCCTCTCGATCAGTGGCCTGTACCTCCAACTTCATCAGCTGTTCCTCTGCCCTCTGCACCGCTTTCTTCTTGGTCTCCACAGTCCTGGGTTGCCAAAACAAATCAACATTAAGGCAGCATACAATCACATATGAACACACAATGAGCCTCAGAAGGCCAAATTCAATTGGGCGCCCTTCAAGCAAATATTTTGACACTCACTTCTTGGTTTTCTCATCTCTGCGTACTTTGGCGTCAGCCTTGGCACTTTTCAGTTCTCTTTTAGCATCGGCAAGCTGTTCCTTCTTTGCGTCAATCTGGTTTTAATGAACAAGTGAATGCAGTAAAGACAAACATTTAGATGGTCCAGCAGTACTCAtactaacaaacaaacacaaaaaactgCACAGAGATAGAGAATAAGGTCACAAATGTCTCATACCTTTGTCTGAAGATTTTGCATGGACTTCTCAAATGTTTTGGGTGGTGCCCTCTGGTGGTTACATAGGATGGCTACTGCTCTGTTAGCCCGATTGTATGAGAGGATTTTCGCAGGAACGTTCTCTTCAGCTGAGTGAATATAAAAAAGTGAATTCATTAGGACACATTAAagaatgttaataaaataaccACGGCCATTTCTATAATGCACCCAATCGGTTTCTTACATGCATTGCATTACACTTACAGTTCGTGAGCTCTTTCAGCTGCTGCTGTAGCGTAATGGAGGCGTTGTAGGTACGGAACACTTTCGCCGTAAGGCCATCCATCAACTCCTGAAGGTGCTTGTTCAAAATGGAGGTCTGCAGAGAAattgtagtatactttaaaaatgttgttctTATGTATTCTGAATCGGAAAATTAACTAGTGACTTACATTGAGGCGGTCGAAAAGGTCGTCCTCTGGCTCCTTGTCCTCCATGAATAGCTGGAGATTCTTGAAAACCTGTAACAAATGCAACATAGGGTTTTGTACAAAAGGCGCAGCCGGCACAAGAATCTGTGAATCAATAAAGCTCAGGTATTGTCTTTACACAATGCACGGTAAACTGGTGATCGAGTTACTTATAATAGAGCCTTTCACAAAACCAAGGACACTTTGtacaatttttaaataataaaaaaagaagttctcaaaacagaaaaaaaggaGTAAgataatacaaaacaaaaagcaGGCACAAAAAAAAGACTGGAAACAAACCAGCATCATTTGAAATTTGCAacagcattttgaaaatattgaGACATGAAATTTTTAGTAAATTTTTTTGGTTTTGGGGGTGCTAATAACCTGGCAAACCaagtagggctgcaacaactaattgacaaaaaaaaaaagacattcgttGTCATCACGTACTACCGCACCACAATTGCACAACGCAGACACGCTTCATACAGTCCAGGTTGTGCACTTAAAATTATATTCAGGCGCCGTTTCTTCATACAGCATGAGCTTCACGTTTATCAGGCATTGCTTGCCTTTAACAAAGCTGGTCATGCGGTGAAAGTAAAGCCAGTGTTGCCAGGTCATCCGCATTTTGGCAGAGTTCTAAAGTAGGcaaatttttaacaaaaaaagtttttctgCAGGTTAAAGATGGAAGGATTTGGTTCATTAGTTGTTGGTATTCAGAATGTCAACAATCATTGGGATGCTTTGGAGTAATTATAAATGGCCACTTGGCTGGTTTTGTTATgtggatctggcaaccctgacaGGACAACGATGGAAGCAAAAGCACAAACTAACgctgcttaaagggatagttcactttaaaattaaaatcatttactcatcctcatgttgttctaaaccttttttcttatgaacacaaaataatatattttcataaattatggtaaacgcacagcagatagtgaccattgacttccatagtaagaaaaaaatattttggaagaattgtgataaatgacaaagaaaatattttgataaatgatggtaagcacacagttgatggtacccattaaattccatcatatttttattcctactatggaagtcaatggtcactatctgctgtgtgttcaccatattttatcaaaatatattttgtgttgatcagaaaaaagaaatgcatacaggttGAAAACATCATGAGGatcagtaaatgacagaattttaattttaaagtgaacgatccctttaataaaggtttaattTCATCCTTTAATATAAGGAAGTTTGTATGGGTTTAATTGTTGTtagattttcataaaaataatatgaaCCACAAACTAAGCATTGGTTTTAAAGTAAGGGGGAATCCcaggtttttattattgtaacaACGCATGCAAATAAATTTAATCTCAATGTCTAAATTATTTTGGTAATAATGAATAAtgttaattataattttattattaaataaagagTTAATCTGTGGAAAAACATCTTCACCAGCACATCCCTGAaggttcattttatttatattttgacctAAAAAgatgttttacattttcaaaGCTGCACAAACTttaaggattaaaaaaaaaatcaaaaagatTATATAAGTAAAACTCAGAAGTGGCTTCTGTACTTTCAAAagtacacttttttgaaaaccataatttagtgccttatttagctatatgcaaaaaaaaaatcagattactcataaaattaataatcggcagattaatcgattataaaaataaccatTAGTTGCAGCGCTAAGCGCTTGACCAAGGCCATAATTCCCCAAATGTATAGACTTCTTCAAGTTGTTATACAAACTCAAGCTACAGAATTCGGACATTGTAGTGGAACCGAGAAACACAATAATCTTACCCTCTTCTCCACTGGGACTTTGTTGTAGTATCTAATAGAGTCTTTACCAAGGAAGTCAAACTCCACCACATACTCCTGTCCATCCATCTCCGGATGCAGGCTTAGATGCTCCACTCTAAGTGAGCAGCAGCCCACCGTGTCAGCCGTCTCTCCTTCCTCTTTCTCATTACCTGCTCTCAGAGCCAGCTACACCACAAGGGAAATATAGACAAGATGCATAACACTGTTCTGCTTTGCAACTTCTGCTCCCGCTCAAAAAGATATTACCACACACAAAAACTACGGTAAACGTACGCCAACAGAGAAAGAAAATGGGCTTTAACCGGTCTGAGTGCTTTAAGTGCATTTTAAATGAGTAATACTGAATGAGTTACTGAGATAATTCCTCACATGCTTTCTGGGTTATGGTCTTAACACTAGGGATGTTTTAAATATCGATCACACCAATACAAACCTTGTCAATGAAGTAAAGAGCAACAGCTCTCTGTCTGATCCTCATCTCTTTGGACTTCCAGTCCTCCCTGTATTGTGCACGGATCCGTTCAACACACTTCTTCAACCGACGGGCCGTCTCATACTTCTGCCAATCCTTCTCTCCCTATGAGACATCATATTTAAATATGGTTAGACATATGACATTTATGCATCAGTACGATTTCGATTTTTTTCAATCAGTACGAGTGTTCAGGTCCACATGCCGATCTACCTTGATTCTTGAGCTGGGATTCAGCATGATGTATTTGATGGAGCCTTGGATGTTCTCAGTCCAGGACACCAACCACGTCACCTTGTTATCATGACGCACTTCCTTCCACTTGGTTCCGGGAGGTGGTTTAGGATGTTTTGAATCCCTACGATAAAAATCAAAAGATTACAAATGGGTTTCCTCTCCATCAGATGGCGTGATGGGCATTGGCGAATGCTCCGTACTTGCTGCAGTTAACGATAACATCCTCGGGTCGGATCCGACGCTTCAGCATGCCCATCTTTGGATGGTCACCTCTGCCTCGGAACAAGCCCGGAGGCTCAATGCGGAAGTTGGCAATGCGTTCTTTGTGATTGTCCATGAGACAAAACCCATACTCTTGAAGAACACGCTCATTTTCCTCTTTAATTTTCTGAAGAGAGGGAAAGGAACACGCAAGTTTGAGTAAAACACAATGCAACATTTTACTATTGCACATTTTAGAACAGATATGCAGTTATACCAGTTTCTCTTCTTTAGTCATGGACTTCCTGGCTTCGGATTGAGCTTTGAAATATTCACTCATTTCAGTGAAGTCGCACTTGTTCAGGTCCGTGATTTTTGATTTCTCTTCAGACGTCATTTCCTAAAACAGCACGCGAGGTTAACAAAAGCTGGATATGAGTTACGTTAAGACAAAAGACAACACCAAAAAAACTTTACCTTCCTCCAGTCTTTGAAGAAGTTTTTCCGAAATATGTCCTTGGTGGTGTACTCGTGGTCCAACATCTTTGCAAAAAATGTTGCCACCTCCTCTGCATCAGGACTGAGCCTCATAGGCTTCCCTATTGAGACAACACCACAAAAAGCATGTTTATTGTgctttaattacattttaaaccacTACTAAAGCCTGCAAGtctgaaaataaattttttgacaTCCATGGGTAAAGAACTTGAGAATTATCCAACATTTTTTTCCACTATTCTGTTCGAGACGGACAGGGCATGTGTGTTCAACAGAGCAGAAAGCCGTTTAAAATATTTGAGCTTAGGTTTATACAAAATAAAGATTTAACCACCCAACATCTGCTTCTCTACTAgtccaatcagaataaagcccAAGTTGCAGTTCGACCCGTCACGCACATACGTACCATCATAAAAGAATTTGACTTTGCTGGGTAACGGCTCGTAGGGTGGAGCAAAGACGGGACCTTTGTGTTCCAGAAACCTCCATTTTGAACCATCTGTGTACCTCTCTTCCTCCCACCTAAACGCAATGAAGGCACAACAGATGGAAGATAAGCAAACCagcgcacaaacacacaaagccGTCCCGCAAAGAACAGGAACAGCAAGGGCGGTTGTGATTTGCAACATGTCcccaaataaatcaaaacagactTGAGTTGACTCTCATCTAGTAGTCAACCTACAATTACTTGACCATCAGAGGATGTGAGACTAACCATTTCCACTTCTCTTCCGGCTCCTTCTTTGCTTTTTTCTTGCCATCTGTGGCAACTTCTCCTTTTTTGTCTTTTGTCTTCTTTTTGGGCTTAACGTCCTATGGTGACAACGTCACAAAACATCTCGATTATTAATTTGAAAGGAAAAATTATAACCCGACAAGAGTTCGTCCACATACCTCCTCTTCCTGTTTCCTTTTCTTTGCCTTCTTTTCATTTCTGTCATCctccgttttaatttttttgggcTTGAACTCGGCCCTGAAGGAAAGATCAAGAAAAACGAGGCCTGTCTAAACAAACGTCTGGCAACGGTGTACGGTTCAATTTCAATCCCCATATAACCATTGTCTTATTTGCTCTAAAGCTTCACAAACAACATTTTGAACAAAAGAAAGATTAGTGGCTCAATGCGTGACAGCAGATGATTGTACGTTTTTTTGTAATAAGATTCAGGGTGGCCCATGAAAGCAATGTAAACTCACTCATCATCGTCGCGCTCTCTCTTCAGGGATTTTTCGTGTTTGGGTGAGTGGTAGAAGTCATTCTCCGGTTCAGATTTAATGTAAggactgttaaaaaaaaaataagagaaaTTCCTTTTGTCATCTAATCGAAACTCCTAAATTGTCTCAAGATAAATTCATGTTTCAGATTACTCCATGATGGGTTTAGATtacaacttaaaggggacatcatGAATAACAGTTTTCTTGATCTTGTGAGATAAAGAGTTCATTGTACTATGGAAAAATGCTGTAACGTTTAGTACTCGCTCCCCAGGGCAAACAGACCATTTAACAAAATTAAGCTGCAGAAAACGGCCCGTTCGGAAACATTAACATATGACCGGCGCCATTCATTAGTCAACAATGTTTATTTGGTTTTCAATAACTTAATCATCACCCATTACGATGACGGTCCGCACTTACCTTGCAAATCCATTCTCCTTCTCTTTTTTGGGCTTGCCGTCAAGAGACTTTTGCAGAATGAAATGAGAATGAGAAAAAGGTCAATAACAGCACTCTATATTGTGCGAATCACAAAAGACTATTTACAACTCCTCCAGACCTAGAGGGTTTAGCGCAGATAAAACTATAGCAATGTGAAAAAACAGAGGAATCTGCCCACCCTTTCCTCCTTTTTCTTCTCTTTGTGTTTGTCCTTCTGCTTGTCTGAGGATCCATCTTTGAGCTTTAGTCTCTCTTTATCTTTGTGCTTTTTTTCAGAGGAGTCCCTGTGATCGCtgccaaaatgcaataaaacatGCCGTGATCTAATTGCCACAATGGTGTAGTCCATCAACAAAATCGGCCCCGAATAGATGATAGTGTTTACAAAGGAAGTTGGCAGTAAAGCCAACATTCCTTCCTATGGTCTGAAACACTTCAGGCCACGCCCTGCTTATCAAACACACCCCATAACATGAAAGTGAACTATTAACTGGCTATATATCTGGTAGGAAGACACGGTTATGACTAAGAGCCCTAAGACAGAAAATAGTGCAGTCATACCTGTTGCTGTACTTTGATTTCTCACGTTCTTTGTCTTTCTTGTGGTCCTTGTGTTTGTGTTCTTTGTCCTTGTATTTATCTTTGTGTTTATGAGAATCTGCcaaaaagaaatgaaagaatATGTTGCACATTTGAGGGAGAACACCTGGCATCTTTATTACATCCTTGTAGGAAAAACCAACATATCTTAGTCAAATTAAAGATCAGTTCACACTGACTAGCACAATACTGGAAACAAGCAGCTCAGTCTGCTTGCACCCCAGTGCAAAACCCATTTGAGATCGGCCTGTGCTACGAAGACGACCATTTACAGACAACTGGTTTGAAGTACAGCATGACACATTTTCAGTCGTCCTTGTCTGACCCACTGCAGACACAGTCGCACCTTGTAGTGTTTGGCACTTTAGCTCGAAAATCGTCCATATTTTATTCACGCTCAGCTATGTATGGTGTTTATAGAGGCCTCGTTCTTTGCACGGTTCAGCTAAGCCTATTTACTAAAGACTGCCATTGCTTTCGGAAAAAGTGTAGGTTGTTAAGGTAGATTGGATTACGAGAGGGCCAGAGGTATACCACTGATACTAAAGCAGCAAGAAAGAGGTGTTTTATAACAGGCCTTTAGCAAAACGATCTCCTATTCTGTTGAGGTCCAAAAGAACTAACAGGAATTGTAAGAGGTTTTGGAATTTAAACTAGCCCAAATGTCATCCTTTAAGACCAAAAGAAACAACCAACCTCATGTTACTTGATGCATTCAAAAAATACCTTCGAGGACATTGGTGTTTAGTAAAGATGCAAAATCCAGCATGAACCCATTTTCTTTCAACAATACATCACAGATAATGTGTAACTCAGGGTAACTGCTTCTCcaattatttttcaattaaaaacatttacattccCACGAAAAATCACTTTAGTACAGCATTTCACTATGTTCATTTCACCCTTTATCCAAACACGTGCACATCCTCTAGTCTAGATTGAGAAAACATTGGTGAACTGTACCCTCTAGTGGTCAAGTTCATTATATATGTTGTATATACATCTTAAACATAAACCAGGGAAATCTAGTTACTCaagttaatgttttaatttaggaatataaaaaatattaagcaCAAAAGTGCATTGTCAGGGGCAAGCGTAAAAAATGTATCCAaggttttttaataaaataaattacgGTAATTTTACATATAGTTATTAGACAacattatacataaaaaaagTGTTAAGATCTAACCAACCTACCCATGctgtcaaagggtcataaaCATTAGCAGCTTCACTGGTTAAATAATTATTAGGtctcccaggtgaaaaagtagtacactccCATAACATACTTGAAGTGCTCGATTTCACACACTCATTTTGTActaaatatactaaaaattcttCTTTCTTTAATACTTTAGATGTTCTTAAACTAGCACAAATAAGTACACTTGGATAATCTTAAGGCActatgaatatgaactaaaatgcacttttaacatagtatctctgtattaaaaaaaaatgtatttagttaacaCTTCTTTCATACAaaaatgggttcaagtttacaacaagcaaatacattttttagcacattttaattcatattcatggtgtctcaaaacgGACCAAATAAGTACACTTAGTTGttcttaaatataaataaaattatttttagtaTATCAAGTATCCAAATTAGCATATAAAAATGGAGCACTAAGTACATtatgaaagtgtactttttaCCAGGGCTATTATCAAATGTACTTCTCAcatgaacacaaatacagagtttaatataatttaatatataaatatacacacttTATGTAAAAAGGTGTATTCTATTTTTAGTGATAGGCTAAATTATTTCTTTAGGtttaacatttattattattgttcaTAACATATCTAGCAAATTATGGAATGTAATTCAGAAGCAAACATTGTAAAAGcatgggtaattaataaaagattcattaCACCCACACCTCAGCATGCACATGGATGCTTGGTTAAATATTAAGCTGCCCGTTTGTATAATACACGCAAGGAGTAATTGACGACAGGCCactgaattattaaaaaaataatgcacacccaaggtggaaACGCAATATCTGGCAAAGcggagtgtgcattattttcaaataattcaaaggataatcaattattccacttataccacggttaccacagacattgctctggtggttatttcaagacatttgacaggtcaggtgtgcgtttactgaaaaataatgcatacctgtggAATATTTCTCAATCAGAATATAGCATTCAACGATCCATTGGTATAATCTGTATTAATGtataccaggggtctccaacatttttgtgagcaagggctaccacaacggataaaacaatctggagggctaatttttttatttttcttgatatgttttaggattgttaaaatgttaacatacgtaaaccaagctaatataaaaaatatttaataaataaatattacaattgaaactattaatagaatctgctttggcgggcacctcacagactccgcaggcaccacgttggagacccctAATGTATACTGTACAAGTTCACATAGGCTGCGCAGTTAGTAGGCAGTAGATGCATGTGCACAGCCATGTGCTACACATCCAGAGTGCAATACATTAAGTGCGGTCTTGTgaaagaaacaaaaaatatcCAATCCGTTTGTCCACTATAGaaatatgattttttatttttttattttagagaCATTACCTTTATAATCTTAagtgaaaaagaaaacaataggGTGTCAGGTGCtgtgaaagttttttttagtaaacattaaagaaataataaataaatacatacaccTAACATTTCATCTAGGTCTAGAAGtaataattcattaaatatgcTTAAATGACACTCACAATGTAAACAATTACTTGAGCAACACTTCATGTCTGAACTGGTAAACTGCAGTGTGTGATGACACAGATATAGTGCTTTACATCCAGTAAAAGCCCAAACAAACGGGCTTAtgttagttttataaaagcaaaatTCAATGTGTTTTAGGTGAATCGTAATATTTTacacacactacaaaagtttaAAGAGAGTGGAGGCCTCCACAATCCatataatgttttattaaacgTGTATTTATTCAAAACGCATTAAATGATCATATATTAGATGCTGCGTGTTTATTATAATGCGTGGATTCAAAACAGGTCACACGCGTTTCTCACTCCTTTGCCTCCATAATCACGTCGATGTGCACTTTACGTTCACTACACTCAGACCGCTAGacacagaaaaagaaaatggcGCAGAGACTAAGTCCTCAACCCCCAAACCCTCACTTTCACGAGCCTTTAACGACCATTATACTCACTCGATCAACGATCAAACCACGTTAACGGGCTAAAAATTTCTCTCTCTTTCAAAATCGCCCTTTCTTGGTCACAAAAAAGCAAAATAAGTATGATTTTAAAGGGCTCAATGTGAACAATAGGCGCTTGTCAGAGAGCGAGAAGGGACTTAGTCTCTGGGACGCCATTTCTGTCCTTACAACTAACTGGTCGCCAAGCAAGATACTGGGCGATCAGGCTAGATACATAAACAACAGAATTATGCTTTATAATAATGTAGTGATTTGTCAAGACCCACTCACCATTATATCTGGATCCCGAGTCGATCTGCGGAACAAACGGGTGTACAAGTTAATGTTAAATCGTGCCATGTCAATAGGCTGCTAACTTTCAACTTGATGCTAGTCGGAGGGTTAGCACTCAAGCTAACAAGCCTGGTAGTACAATAGCGTTTAAATACCACCGCTGCGGAGTACAGGGCCTTGTATAAAGTTTTTATTCGTTAAATGAAGCATTCGTTAGGGAGTGTTAATGTAAAAAAGAGACAAAGGACAACGCGAGCTGACAATATAAAATTACTACATTCAAAGCCGACTTCTTGTGCATGTTAGCCTAGCATGCTGGGGAAAAACTGCCGCTGCGGATGGAATTTAAACAGCCAAGCTAATGACTACAAACCATcaagaaagaaaaatatcacTGACAACGATAAATCGCAAACACATTACCTGGGAATCGTTGTGGGAATGGTCCCCACTCATTTCTAGGGgtttaatgattaaaataaaacagttaaaatcttgtttaagtAAAACGCCGGCGAAGAGCTGTG from Paramisgurnus dabryanus chromosome 14, PD_genome_1.1, whole genome shotgun sequence encodes:
- the top1a gene encoding DNA topoisomerase I, like produces the protein MSGDHSHNDSQIDSGSRYNDSHKHKDKYKDKEHKHKDHKKDKEREKSKYSNSDHRDSSEKKHKDKERLKLKDGSSDKQKDKHKEKKKEERSLDGKPKKEKENGFASPYIKSEPENDFYHSPKHEKSLKRERDDDEAEFKPKKIKTEDDRNEKKAKKRKQEEEDVKPKKKTKDKKGEVATDGKKKAKKEPEEKWKWWEEERYTDGSKWRFLEHKGPVFAPPYEPLPSKVKFFYDGKPMRLSPDAEEVATFFAKMLDHEYTTKDIFRKNFFKDWRKEMTSEEKSKITDLNKCDFTEMSEYFKAQSEARKSMTKEEKLKIKEENERVLQEYGFCLMDNHKERIANFRIEPPGLFRGRGDHPKMGMLKRRIRPEDVIVNCSKDSKHPKPPPGTKWKEVRHDNKVTWLVSWTENIQGSIKYIMLNPSSRIKGEKDWQKYETARRLKKCVERIRAQYREDWKSKEMRIRQRAVALYFIDKLALRAGNEKEEGETADTVGCCSLRVEHLSLHPEMDGQEYVVEFDFLGKDSIRYYNKVPVEKRVFKNLQLFMEDKEPEDDLFDRLNTSILNKHLQELMDGLTAKVFRTYNASITLQQQLKELTNSEENVPAKILSYNRANRAVAILCNHQRAPPKTFEKSMQNLQTKIDAKKEQLADAKRELKSAKADAKVRRDEKTKKTVETKKKAVQRAEEQLMKLEVQATDREENKQIALGTSKLNYLDPRISVAWCKKFEIPIEKIYNKTQREKFAWAIDMADKDFEF